DNA sequence from the bacterium genome:
ACGAAGGGGCTCGCCAGCCGGATCGCCTCCAGCGGCTGGCCCACCACGCGGGGGGCGATGGTCTCGATGTAGACCGCGACGTCGGGCAGCTCGGGCACGGAGCACCACGCTCGGCCACCAGGGGCCGACGGAGATCCGTTACCGCCCCCCGTTGCCTTTTCCCAGGGGATCGGTTCCTCTTCCCGACTACGCGGAGGTGACCCATGCTCGATCAACAGACGCGCGCGCGCATCGAAACGGCGATCCGGGAGAACGATCTCGTCGTCTTCATGAAGGGCAGCCGGGCGATGCCGCAGTGCGGCTTCTCGGGTCGGGTGGTGCAGATCCTCGACAGCCTGGTCGACGACTACGCCACCATCGACGTCCTGTCGGACCCGGACATCCGCGAGGGCATCAAGGAATTCTCCTCCTGGCCGACCATCCCGCAGATCTACCTCAAGGGCGAGTTCCTGGGCGGCTGCGACATCGTCAACGAGCTGTTCGCCACCGGCGAGCTGCACGAGAAGCTGGGGCGGCCGGCGCCGGAGCGGGTCGTGCCGACGATCACCATCACCGACGCGGCGGCGGCGCGCATCCGCGAATATCTCGACCGCTCGCCGGGCAAGGACCTGAAGCTGTCGATCGACGCCCGCTTCAATTCGTCGATGGGCCTGGCGCCGCGCGAGGCGCACGACGTGGTCGCCGAAGCGAACGGCCTGACGGTGTGCATGGACGTCTCCACCGCCGAGCGCGCCAACGGCATCACCATCGATCTCGTCGAGTCGGCCACCGGAGCGGCGTTCCGCATCGACAATCCCAACGCCCCCGGCGAGGTGCACCAGATCAGCCCCGCCGAGGTGAAGCGCCTGCGCGACAGCGGCGCGAGCTTCCACTTCCTCGACGTGCGGACGCCGGAGGAGCGCGCGATCGCGACCATCGACGGCACCCGCCTGCTCGATCAGGCGACGGCGGCGGAGATCGAGCGCCTGCCGAAGGACACCATGCTGGTGTTGCACTGCCACCACGGCGGCCGCAGCCAGGCCGCCGCCGAGCACTTCCGCAGCCGCGGCTTCACCAACGTCCACAACATGGTCGGCGGCATCGACGCCTGGTCGCAGGACGTCGATCCGGCCGTGCCGCGCTACTGAATCGCGCGCCAGTGCGCCGGGACCGACCGGGGGGAGCGATGCCGTTGCCGATCCTGAATTCGACCGATGACCTGTGCGCCGCGCTGCGCGACGCCGTCCTGGCGGCGATCCCCGACGCGCAGGTGACCGCGACCGCCAACAGCCCCGGCCACTTCGAGCTCGAGGTGGTCTCGCCGGTGTTCGCCGGCAAGTCGATGGTGCAGCAGCAGCAGCTCGTCTACGGCGCCATCACGTCGCTGATGGCCGGCGACGCCGCGCCGGTGCACGCGATCGACCGCCTGCGCACCCGCGTGCCGTAGCGCCGATCGCCGACGAGTCGTCGACCAGTGCGCCGTCGCGGCCGCT
Encoded proteins:
- the grxD gene encoding Grx4 family monothiol glutaredoxin, which gives rise to MLDQQTRARIETAIRENDLVVFMKGSRAMPQCGFSGRVVQILDSLVDDYATIDVLSDPDIREGIKEFSSWPTIPQIYLKGEFLGGCDIVNELFATGELHEKLGRPAPERVVPTITITDAAAARIREYLDRSPGKDLKLSIDARFNSSMGLAPREAHDVVAEANGLTVCMDVSTAERANGITIDLVESATGAAFRIDNPNAPGEVHQISPAEVKRLRDSGASFHFLDVRTPEERAIATIDGTRLLDQATAAEIERLPKDTMLVLHCHHGGRSQAAAEHFRSRGFTNVHNMVGGIDAWSQDVDPAVPRY
- a CDS encoding BolA family transcriptional regulator; this encodes MPLPILNSTDDLCAALRDAVLAAIPDAQVTATANSPGHFELEVVSPVFAGKSMVQQQQLVYGAITSLMAGDAAPVHAIDRLRTRVP